Proteins from a genomic interval of Desulfofustis limnaeus:
- a CDS encoding DMT family transporter has translation MNYFGEAIALTTVLCWTISIQCFEVASRRVGATPVNIIRLSVALLLFSVFLLVRDGSPLPTGFPLSAWVLLSLSGIVGFFIGDIFLFKALVELGPRLAMLLHSLAAPSAAVIGWLLLDESYLPHQWLGILVTLIGVCLVIMERAPRAVPIGRRQARAVTAIGIVYGLGAMLGQAGGYILSKAGMHTETDYLDAVSATQIRAIAAFVCFALYFTVSRRWFLVRSALADSRAVVFTSTGALVGPFLGVSLSLLSLHYLATGVAATFLSLVPIAIIPFSYFLYREHVSLRAIIGTITAIFGIYLLMS, from the coding sequence ATGAACTATTTCGGCGAAGCCATCGCGCTGACCACCGTTCTTTGCTGGACCATCAGCATCCAGTGTTTCGAAGTCGCCTCGCGGCGAGTGGGGGCCACTCCGGTGAACATCATTCGCCTGAGCGTCGCCCTGCTGCTCTTTTCGGTGTTCCTCCTGGTGCGCGATGGCTCTCCCCTGCCCACCGGCTTTCCCCTGTCCGCTTGGGTGCTGCTTAGTCTTTCCGGTATCGTCGGATTTTTCATCGGCGACATCTTTTTATTCAAAGCACTCGTTGAACTCGGACCTCGCCTCGCCATGCTGCTGCACAGCCTGGCCGCCCCGTCGGCAGCCGTTATCGGCTGGCTGCTGCTGGACGAGAGCTATCTCCCTCATCAGTGGCTCGGTATTCTCGTCACCCTGATCGGCGTCTGCCTGGTCATCATGGAGCGGGCGCCCCGCGCCGTACCGATCGGTCGCCGTCAGGCCCGGGCCGTCACCGCCATCGGCATCGTCTACGGGCTCGGGGCCATGCTCGGCCAGGCGGGGGGCTACATCCTGAGCAAGGCCGGCATGCATACCGAAACCGACTACTTGGACGCCGTCAGCGCCACCCAGATCAGGGCCATTGCCGCCTTTGTCTGCTTCGCTCTTTATTTCACCGTCAGCCGGCGCTGGTTTCTGGTCAGATCCGCTCTTGCCGACAGCCGTGCAGTGGTATTCACCAGCACCGGCGCCCTGGTCGGCCCCTTTCTTGGCGTCTCACTCTCCCTGCTGTCCCTGCACTATCTGGCTACCGGAGTCGCTGCCACCTTCCTGTCACTGGTGCCGATTGCCATTATCCCTTTCTCTTACTTCCTCTATCGGGAGCATGTTTCACTCCGCGCCATCATCGGAACCATCACCGCTATCTTCGGCATCTACCTGCTCATGTCCTGA
- a CDS encoding MFS transporter: MSANLKILFALTLVHFTGDFYSSFINPLFPLFVDKLGLSLTQVGIIAGTIRLMAFIIQPSVGYLADRYPTRVFIFTGLALPVIFIPLSGLAPNFWLLLLFVTLGSIGSAMFHPSVTGMIPLYAGRNAGFSMSIFNTGGTLAFGLGPLFITWYVASFGLTAMPATMLFGLLIMVLLARLIPRPQSEGLRNFGFFGAIKESLGDAWKPVSLIWLVMFLRAVVGQSFLTFMPVHFVGIGFSVVTAGGIYALFLLAGTASGLLSGHISDRIGFRPVLLVSFLLMPPTLWLLLQVNGIWVYPAALLAGAFVLAPLPLGVTMAQTLAPKGRSMVASLMMGFAYGLGGVTTPLIGKCADIFTIEPVLAAIAAVPLLAVVVITFLPPTKVNG, translated from the coding sequence GTGTCTGCCAACCTAAAAATCCTCTTCGCGCTGACCCTGGTCCACTTTACCGGAGATTTCTACAGCTCGTTCATCAACCCGCTTTTCCCGCTGTTCGTTGACAAACTCGGTCTCTCGCTGACCCAGGTCGGCATCATCGCCGGCACTATCCGGCTCATGGCCTTCATCATTCAGCCCTCGGTCGGCTATCTGGCCGATCGCTATCCCACCCGTGTCTTTATCTTTACCGGCCTGGCGTTACCCGTAATCTTCATCCCGCTCTCCGGCCTGGCCCCCAACTTCTGGCTGCTCCTCTTGTTCGTCACGCTCGGTTCCATCGGCTCGGCCATGTTCCATCCATCGGTTACCGGCATGATACCGCTCTACGCCGGACGTAATGCCGGTTTTTCCATGTCTATTTTCAACACCGGCGGCACACTGGCCTTCGGTCTCGGGCCGCTGTTCATCACCTGGTATGTGGCTTCTTTCGGTTTGACGGCCATGCCGGCTACCATGTTGTTCGGTCTGCTGATCATGGTTCTGCTGGCCCGCCTGATTCCCCGACCGCAAAGCGAAGGCCTGAGAAATTTCGGTTTCTTCGGCGCCATCAAGGAAAGTCTGGGAGATGCCTGGAAACCGGTCTCCCTCATCTGGCTGGTGATGTTTCTGCGCGCCGTCGTCGGCCAGTCCTTCCTCACTTTTATGCCGGTGCATTTTGTCGGCATCGGCTTCAGCGTGGTCACGGCCGGCGGGATCTACGCACTGTTCCTGCTGGCCGGCACCGCCAGCGGGCTGCTCTCCGGCCACATCTCCGATCGCATCGGTTTTAGGCCGGTTCTGCTGGTCTCGTTTCTGCTCATGCCCCCGACCCTCTGGCTGTTGCTGCAGGTTAACGGCATCTGGGTCTACCCGGCGGCGCTCCTGGCCGGCGCTTTTGTCCTGGCCCCGCTGCCGCTCGGCGTCACCATGGCCCAGACCTTGGCCCCGAAGGGCAGGTCCATGGTGGCTAGCCTGATGATGGGTTTCGCCTACGGCCTCGGCGGTGTCACCACCCCGCTGATCGGTAAATGCGCCGATATCTTCACCATCGAACCGGTCCTGGCAGCTATTGCTGCGGTACCGCTGCTGGCGGTGGTCGTCATCACCTTCTTGCCGCCCACCAAAGTCAACGGGTAA
- a CDS encoding LTA synthase family protein, whose amino-acid sequence MQQALRPTWLWLLAPLLLPLFWRLWGSGLNQPAGLVSDLATAAACFLLCWYAPRPLRGLLLLCWLTFQISAAELAGAVQRLPSWQDGIYLLDPSFVRNSLDGFHLFAPWFASVMSVATVVAMVAPRPRCSAKPLLTGLLALPLLLALHGSITAAQPDQSTLARYQALHWLIADALAGNDWGRADAPAVVLPASLRRADLAGQPLLATNAAIQHRPNVLLVVLEGVPGIFLPDIRRLVGEQTPALEMKELASATPEAMLVPDFVAHSHQTIRGLYAIHCGDFSKLSYDTPKAFELQSAPDRAAQCLPAQLAEHGWQTHYLQGAPLAFMNKDQAMPTMGFAHVYGLEWFSERVDTDFIWGTTDDDFFRGASRYIQTLQQQNEPWFLSLLTVATHQPYAADEEAIRRYGSRRAAAIAHLDQALARFISELRRNNVLKDTLVLITSDESHGAEGVGWANSWGLALVVPPESHQLPRVKPGTYGLVDIELSILDYLGLPIPEGVIGRSLFRDYHAPRDMVSYTGGFLRWQTADGDLYECSRDGSCRVWSETGIVGPRSASFSEAPTDQTDRLVAMARQLDRNLAGAPVKTLRFADGQLRDLPETITNEWADNLVGAQYLDFPEGSTVHVSIALQALSAPPDGVSLKLILRQFEHEVTAIVPPSFPVLHQGETCSIDFSFTNEQARQAFSFHLIGAGRDARIQLDRFDVTIDSRG is encoded by the coding sequence GTGCAGCAAGCACTCCGGCCCACCTGGCTGTGGCTGCTTGCCCCGCTGCTGCTGCCCCTCTTCTGGCGACTCTGGGGAAGCGGCCTGAATCAACCCGCCGGACTGGTCTCCGATCTCGCCACGGCAGCTGCCTGTTTCCTACTCTGCTGGTATGCACCACGGCCATTGCGCGGCCTCTTGCTGCTTTGCTGGCTGACCTTCCAAATCAGTGCCGCAGAGCTGGCGGGAGCGGTACAACGGTTACCCAGTTGGCAGGATGGGATTTATCTGCTCGATCCTTCCTTTGTTCGCAACAGCCTCGACGGATTTCATCTCTTCGCACCCTGGTTTGCCTCGGTCATGAGCGTGGCGACCGTGGTCGCCATGGTGGCACCGCGACCTCGCTGCTCCGCCAAACCCCTGTTGACCGGCCTGCTGGCGCTGCCACTGCTGTTAGCCCTGCACGGCTCCATCACCGCCGCGCAACCGGACCAGAGCACCCTGGCCCGCTATCAGGCGTTGCACTGGCTCATCGCCGATGCCCTGGCAGGAAACGACTGGGGCAGGGCTGATGCGCCAGCTGTCGTTTTACCGGCTTCCCTCAGAAGGGCCGATCTGGCCGGTCAACCGCTGCTGGCCACCAACGCCGCGATACAACACCGCCCCAACGTGCTGCTGGTAGTGCTTGAAGGCGTGCCCGGCATCTTCCTGCCTGATATCCGCCGGCTCGTCGGAGAACAGACACCCGCCTTGGAAATGAAAGAACTGGCGTCGGCGACCCCGGAGGCAATGCTCGTCCCCGACTTCGTCGCGCATAGCCACCAGACCATCCGCGGCCTGTACGCCATTCATTGCGGTGATTTCAGCAAACTTTCGTATGACACGCCCAAGGCCTTCGAGCTGCAGTCTGCCCCGGATCGTGCCGCCCAGTGCCTGCCCGCGCAGCTGGCCGAACACGGCTGGCAGACCCATTACCTGCAAGGGGCCCCGCTGGCCTTCATGAACAAGGACCAAGCCATGCCGACCATGGGATTCGCGCACGTTTACGGTCTTGAATGGTTTAGCGAGCGAGTAGACACCGACTTTATCTGGGGCACCACCGACGACGATTTTTTCCGTGGAGCCAGCCGCTATATACAAACCCTGCAGCAGCAGAACGAGCCCTGGTTTCTCTCTCTGCTCACGGTTGCCACCCACCAGCCCTATGCCGCCGACGAGGAAGCCATACGCCGCTATGGATCCCGGCGGGCGGCAGCCATCGCCCACCTGGATCAAGCACTGGCTCGGTTCATCTCCGAGCTACGGCGAAACAACGTTCTGAAGGACACCCTGGTACTGATCACCTCGGATGAATCCCACGGCGCCGAGGGGGTCGGCTGGGCCAACAGCTGGGGGCTGGCACTGGTCGTACCGCCGGAAAGCCACCAACTGCCTCGTGTCAAGCCGGGGACTTACGGGCTGGTGGACATCGAGCTATCGATTCTTGATTATCTCGGTCTACCCATCCCGGAGGGTGTTATCGGCCGGAGCCTGTTTCGCGACTACCACGCCCCCCGAGACATGGTTTCTTACACCGGCGGCTTCCTGCGCTGGCAAACCGCCGACGGCGACCTGTACGAGTGCAGCCGAGACGGCAGCTGCCGGGTCTGGTCCGAGACCGGAATAGTCGGTCCACGCTCCGCTTCATTCTCTGAGGCGCCTACCGATCAGACCGACCGGTTGGTCGCCATGGCCAGACAGCTTGACCGTAACCTGGCCGGGGCACCGGTGAAGACGTTGCGCTTTGCCGACGGACAATTGCGGGATCTGCCAGAGACGATTACCAACGAATGGGCAGACAACTTGGTCGGAGCCCAGTACCTCGACTTTCCCGAGGGCTCGACGGTACATGTGAGCATCGCGTTGCAGGCGTTGTCGGCACCTCCTGACGGCGTTTCCCTGAAGCTGATACTGCGCCAGTTCGAACACGAAGTCACCGCCATCGTACCCCCATCCTTTCCCGTTCTCCATCAGGGTGAGACCTGTTCCATCGATTTTTCCTTCACCAACGAACAGGCGCGGCAGGCATTTTCCTTTCACCTCATCGGTGCCGGCCGTGATGCCAGGATTCAACTTGACCGCTTCGACGTCACCATCGACAGCAGGGGGTAA
- the pcaC gene encoding 4-carboxymuconolactone decarboxylase, which translates to MPSEKYEQGMAVRRKVLGDEYVDRAIAGATDFTRPLQELVTENCWGEIWTRPAIDDATRSLITLATLAALRATTELKAHVRGALRNGCSIEQIQEVLLQSAVYCGVPAGIEAFRAAREVVEAWQKENGA; encoded by the coding sequence ATGCCCAGCGAAAAATATGAACAGGGAATGGCGGTGCGGCGTAAAGTCTTGGGCGATGAGTATGTTGATCGGGCAATCGCCGGTGCCACGGACTTCACTCGGCCGCTGCAGGAGTTGGTCACCGAAAATTGCTGGGGCGAGATCTGGACGCGCCCAGCCATCGACGACGCTACACGCAGCCTGATAACGCTGGCGACGCTGGCGGCTTTGCGGGCGACCACCGAATTGAAGGCCCATGTTCGCGGGGCCCTGCGTAACGGATGCAGCATTGAGCAGATTCAAGAGGTCTTGCTGCAGTCAGCGGTATACTGTGGCGTGCCGGCAGGTATTGAAGCTTTTCGCGCCGCCCGTGAGGTTGTAGAGGCCTGGCAGAAGGAAAACGGGGCCTAA
- a CDS encoding glycosyltransferase family 2 protein, whose amino-acid sequence MTRTNILICIAVAIVSTSCWALLNRPEIEPAWPERIQGFSFSPMRPWNDPAKQNLPSESEIDADLQMLAGKTNAIRVYSVAGSQQHVPFLARQYGLNVTLGAWIGPDLEANEEQIETVIRLAQQYYQNVIRVIIGNEALLREEVTIDQLQAYLDRVRDALDIPVSTAEPWHIWDTNRELADHVDFVATHILPYWEGIHVDRAVDYVIDRYEHLNRTFPGKDIVIAEVGWPSNGRIRQDAVASVANQAAFLRRFLRQAEELGYVYYIMEAFDQPWKRTLEGAVGAYWGVFDADRRAKFPFTSPIVNVPKWHLLAGISVLLALIVSGLLLIDSQRLSKRGRSFLAVIAFFAASCTVWIVYSYTRQYMTISSLIIGVLLIVGLSGVLLVLLAEAHEWAEALWGSVGRRSDQPAAAGDGPPPKVSIHVPAYNEPPEMLIETLNALANLDYPNYEVIVMDNNTRDPEVWQPVAAHCRTLGARFRFFHEDRLPGFKAGALNYALARTAPDVAVVAVIDSDYVVDRQWLRDLVPHFNRPRVAIVQAPQDYRDDRENLFKSMCFAEYRGFFCIGMVTRNERNAIIQHGTMTMVRRTVLEDIGGWAQWCITEDAELGLRIFERGYEAVYVPQSYGKGLMPDNFVDFKKQRYRWAYGAIQIMRHHARALFQPHCSRLSHGQRYHFLAGWLPWLADSVNLLFTLAALCWSVLMIHAPARFEPPLILISLIPISFFIFKLAKMFYLYQRRVDASLTKTLASAVAGLSLTHTIAKAVLFGFVTRNLPFFRTPKKAGCSTFRYALQAAREEGLMAIALLLAIHGVIVAQGTQSPDLKFWTVVLLIQAIPYLAAVAVSFIATGRSIPTRLLEGFSEPLSSDSQVLAKQAYAPLHRESTHKV is encoded by the coding sequence ATGACCAGAACAAATATTTTGATCTGCATCGCTGTTGCGATTGTATCCACCAGTTGCTGGGCCCTGTTGAATCGCCCTGAGATTGAACCGGCTTGGCCGGAGCGGATCCAGGGTTTTTCCTTTTCACCGATGCGCCCCTGGAATGACCCAGCCAAACAGAACCTGCCGAGCGAAAGTGAAATCGACGCCGATCTGCAGATGCTCGCCGGGAAAACCAACGCCATCAGGGTTTATTCGGTGGCCGGCAGCCAGCAACATGTGCCCTTTCTTGCCCGGCAATACGGGCTCAACGTCACGCTCGGCGCCTGGATCGGGCCGGATCTCGAGGCCAACGAAGAACAGATCGAGACCGTCATCAGGCTGGCGCAACAGTACTATCAGAACGTCATCCGGGTCATCATCGGAAACGAGGCACTGCTCCGCGAAGAGGTGACCATCGACCAACTGCAAGCTTATCTGGACCGGGTCCGCGATGCCCTCGATATCCCGGTCAGCACCGCAGAGCCCTGGCATATCTGGGATACCAATCGAGAGTTGGCCGACCACGTCGACTTTGTCGCCACGCACATTCTTCCCTATTGGGAAGGCATCCATGTGGACCGCGCCGTCGATTACGTGATTGACCGCTACGAGCATCTCAACCGCACCTTCCCCGGCAAGGATATTGTCATTGCCGAGGTGGGGTGGCCGAGCAACGGCCGGATTCGCCAGGATGCGGTGGCCTCGGTGGCCAACCAGGCCGCCTTTCTGCGCCGTTTCCTGCGCCAGGCTGAAGAGTTGGGATACGTCTACTACATCATGGAAGCCTTCGATCAACCATGGAAACGAACCCTCGAGGGTGCGGTGGGAGCCTACTGGGGGGTCTTCGACGCCGATCGTCGGGCAAAATTCCCGTTTACCTCTCCCATCGTCAACGTGCCCAAATGGCACCTTCTCGCCGGTATTTCGGTGCTGCTGGCATTGATCGTCTCCGGGTTGCTGCTGATCGACAGCCAAAGACTCAGCAAACGCGGCCGTAGCTTTCTTGCCGTGATCGCTTTTTTTGCCGCCAGCTGCACCGTCTGGATTGTCTACAGCTATACCCGGCAATACATGACCATCTCTTCGCTGATCATCGGGGTGCTGCTGATCGTTGGCTTGAGTGGTGTCTTACTGGTGCTGCTGGCCGAAGCCCATGAATGGGCTGAAGCCTTGTGGGGATCGGTGGGCCGGCGGTCCGACCAGCCGGCCGCTGCCGGCGATGGACCACCACCCAAGGTCTCCATCCATGTGCCCGCCTACAACGAGCCTCCGGAAATGCTGATCGAGACCCTCAACGCGTTAGCCAACCTGGATTATCCGAATTACGAAGTCATCGTTATGGATAACAACACCAGGGACCCAGAGGTGTGGCAGCCGGTTGCCGCCCATTGCCGGACCCTCGGAGCACGTTTTCGGTTTTTCCACGAAGACCGTTTGCCGGGATTCAAAGCTGGCGCCCTCAATTACGCCTTGGCCAGGACTGCCCCCGACGTCGCCGTCGTTGCGGTGATCGACAGCGACTATGTGGTGGACCGGCAGTGGTTGCGTGATCTGGTTCCCCACTTCAATCGGCCGCGCGTGGCTATCGTTCAGGCTCCTCAGGATTACCGGGATGACCGGGAGAACCTGTTCAAGTCCATGTGTTTTGCCGAGTACCGCGGCTTTTTCTGTATCGGTATGGTGACCCGCAACGAGCGGAATGCCATCATCCAGCACGGTACCATGACCATGGTGCGCAGAACGGTTCTTGAAGATATCGGCGGATGGGCCCAGTGGTGCATAACCGAAGACGCCGAACTCGGTTTGCGTATTTTCGAACGAGGCTACGAAGCGGTCTACGTCCCCCAGAGCTATGGCAAAGGGCTCATGCCTGACAATTTCGTCGATTTCAAAAAGCAGCGATATCGCTGGGCCTACGGCGCCATTCAGATCATGCGTCACCACGCCCGTGCTCTGTTCCAGCCGCATTGCAGCCGGCTCTCCCACGGCCAACGGTACCATTTTCTGGCCGGCTGGCTGCCCTGGCTAGCCGACAGCGTCAACCTGCTGTTCACCCTGGCAGCACTCTGCTGGTCGGTACTGATGATCCATGCGCCCGCTCGTTTCGAACCGCCGCTGATCCTCATCTCCCTGATCCCCATCTCTTTTTTCATCTTCAAACTGGCCAAGATGTTTTATCTCTACCAGCGCCGGGTCGATGCCTCGCTGACCAAGACCTTGGCCTCGGCGGTCGCGGGCTTGTCGCTTACCCATACGATCGCCAAAGCGGTTCTCTTCGGCTTCGTCACCAGGAACCTACCGTTCTTCCGCACCCCGAAAAAGGCCGGTTGCTCCACCTTCCGCTACGCACTGCAAGCAGCCCGGGAGGAAGGTTTGATGGCCATCGCTCTGCTTCTGGCCATCCACGGTGTCATCGTCGCCCAGGGCACCCAATCGCCTGACTTGAAGTTCTGGACAGTGGTCCTGTTGATCCAGGCCATTCCCTATCTCGCCGCCGTGGCCGTCTCCTTCATCGCCACCGGTAGGTCCATACCGACACGGCTGCTGGAGGGTTTTTCCGAACCACTCTCCAGCGATTCCCAGGTATTGGCCAAGCAGGCCTATGCCCCGCTGCACCGGGAGTCAACCCATAAGGTATAG
- a CDS encoding cyclase family protein has product MQVIDLSHTLETGMPVYPGTEPPTIDLAATIGEQGYLERRLTLWSHTGTHLDAPAHVIPAGATLTGLDPGTFVGQAFCVDCTGLTGAEIGIDQVRAVADRLVGQAFCLLQTGWSRLWGTSRYYRDYPFLSQEAARWLAHSGLRGVGIDAISVDRIDSESLPAHRVLLGAGLVIVENLTNLAALPRSSFLFSCLPLKIASGDGSPVRAVAIL; this is encoded by the coding sequence ATGCAGGTTATTGATTTGAGCCACACCCTGGAGACCGGTATGCCGGTCTATCCGGGGACCGAGCCGCCGACCATCGACCTTGCCGCAACGATCGGGGAACAGGGTTATCTGGAGCGACGGCTCACGCTCTGGTCACATACCGGTACGCATCTGGACGCGCCGGCCCATGTCATTCCCGCGGGCGCGACGTTGACGGGGCTGGATCCGGGTACCTTTGTCGGCCAAGCGTTTTGTGTTGATTGTACGGGCCTGACCGGTGCCGAGATCGGCATCGACCAGGTCCGGGCGGTCGCCGATCGTCTCGTCGGCCAGGCTTTCTGCTTGCTGCAGACCGGCTGGAGCCGCTTGTGGGGTACGAGTCGGTATTATCGGGACTATCCGTTCCTCAGCCAAGAAGCTGCTCGGTGGCTGGCGCACTCAGGGCTTCGGGGCGTAGGCATCGATGCCATCTCGGTGGATCGAATCGACTCGGAGAGCTTGCCGGCGCACCGGGTACTGCTCGGCGCCGGCTTGGTGATTGTTGAAAACCTGACAAACTTGGCGGCCCTTCCCAGGTCTTCATTCCTTTTTTCCTGCCTGCCCTTGAAGATTGCCTCCGGCGACGGCTCTCCGGTACGGGCCGTGGCCATCCTGTAA
- a CDS encoding acyltransferase family protein: MGKGAGSATIDYRPDIDGLRAVAVLSVFAFHLFPERLPGGFLGVDIFFVISGYLITSIIVRENRRGIFSFSRFYARRIKRIFPALFFVLLVSAPIGILLLIPETYTNFMASARYAAGQLANFFFSREVGYFEEGFSGQPLLHTWSLGVEEQFYLCWPLFIVFCFWLVRRQVVGPRSFPAADPQRRTDTIEQSAFTGRRFIFGAFLVLAVVSFVACFILAERDPQQAFYMFYSRAWEFCVGGAVALFPATAARRSALAGWVATAGLVLLGYSFLQVNQDYLGGSFLRFGVLLPCLGAAFLIWAGTVASPANRLLAGPVPVAIGKISYSLYLFHWPIIIFYKVAFDRHEIQPVPALIIVAASLILATLSYFLVEQPARKSRWPDKRVFAVGLLVIAVFASSFKLLEKYGQASWRITAYAEAAAREPKRVPAGCHQMEMDGVHYLDCDVSGRDDAPKIALVGDSHAPHYLPALVSWAEENGYDVIFLGVAGCPMLLGDVRIDSTIDAEHEEQCSAALPFFAEQVVTDPAVEMVLIAQRFDLFYDGKGYLNTNRRYFFKDESGGVIREHTEYFRDRLAETVAGIRALGKEVVLLKQVPLFGSIDACVWEPRLKSMLSRERLCQYDPSFIEKWQRPSITFVEEFARSHQVPVIDPFACLSSPLHGGVNIYGNIDHLNAHGFVALIPCISREMDVLLENLAGSESRQQSTAETMRTDDAGY; the protein is encoded by the coding sequence ATGGGGAAGGGCGCAGGTTCAGCGACAATCGACTATCGACCGGATATAGACGGTCTGCGTGCCGTTGCCGTTCTCTCCGTATTTGCCTTTCATCTCTTCCCTGAACGGTTGCCCGGCGGATTTCTCGGGGTAGACATCTTCTTTGTGATCTCGGGCTATTTGATCACGTCGATCATTGTTCGGGAAAACCGGCGGGGGATTTTCTCTTTTTCCCGCTTTTATGCCCGCCGTATTAAGCGGATTTTTCCGGCGCTCTTCTTTGTCCTGCTGGTATCGGCTCCGATCGGCATTCTGCTGCTGATCCCGGAGACGTATACCAACTTCATGGCGTCGGCACGCTACGCCGCCGGTCAGTTGGCCAATTTCTTCTTCTCGCGTGAGGTCGGCTACTTTGAGGAAGGGTTTTCCGGTCAACCGTTGTTGCATACCTGGTCGCTCGGGGTCGAGGAACAGTTCTACCTGTGCTGGCCGCTTTTTATCGTGTTCTGTTTCTGGTTGGTGCGCCGGCAGGTGGTCGGCCCCCGATCGTTCCCTGCGGCCGATCCGCAACGACGTACCGATACGATCGAGCAATCGGCCTTTACCGGTCGGCGGTTTATTTTTGGGGCCTTCCTGGTCTTGGCCGTGGTCTCGTTCGTTGCCTGTTTCATCCTTGCCGAGAGAGACCCACAACAGGCGTTTTACATGTTTTACAGCCGGGCGTGGGAGTTCTGCGTCGGTGGTGCAGTGGCCTTGTTCCCGGCTACGGCGGCACGCCGCTCGGCGCTTGCCGGCTGGGTGGCGACGGCCGGGCTGGTACTGCTCGGTTACAGCTTCCTACAGGTTAACCAGGATTATCTTGGCGGCTCATTTCTCCGTTTCGGCGTCTTGTTGCCCTGCCTCGGCGCCGCTTTTCTGATCTGGGCCGGCACCGTTGCCAGCCCGGCGAATCGGCTGCTGGCCGGGCCCGTCCCGGTGGCTATCGGCAAGATCTCCTATTCGCTTTACCTCTTTCACTGGCCGATAATCATTTTTTACAAGGTGGCCTTCGACCGCCATGAAATCCAGCCCGTTCCCGCCCTCATTATCGTTGCCGCTTCTCTGATACTGGCTACACTCAGTTACTTTCTGGTGGAACAACCGGCTCGCAAGAGTCGCTGGCCCGATAAACGGGTCTTTGCGGTCGGATTGCTGGTGATCGCTGTTTTCGCCTCCAGTTTCAAGTTGTTGGAGAAATACGGTCAGGCATCCTGGCGGATCACCGCCTATGCCGAGGCGGCGGCCAGAGAGCCGAAACGGGTACCGGCGGGATGCCACCAGATGGAGATGGACGGTGTTCACTACCTAGACTGTGACGTGTCCGGTCGTGATGATGCGCCGAAGATCGCCCTGGTGGGCGACAGCCATGCCCCCCACTACCTGCCGGCTCTCGTTTCCTGGGCCGAGGAAAACGGCTACGACGTCATCTTTCTCGGGGTCGCCGGTTGTCCGATGCTGCTTGGCGATGTGCGGATCGACAGTACCATCGATGCCGAGCATGAAGAGCAATGTTCGGCAGCGCTGCCTTTTTTTGCCGAACAGGTCGTTACCGATCCTGCTGTTGAAATGGTGCTGATCGCCCAACGTTTCGACCTGTTCTATGACGGCAAGGGGTATCTCAATACGAATCGACGCTATTTTTTCAAGGACGAATCGGGTGGGGTGATCCGGGAGCATACGGAGTATTTCCGCGATCGGCTGGCCGAGACCGTTGCCGGTATCAGGGCCTTGGGTAAGGAGGTGGTTTTGCTCAAGCAGGTACCCCTTTTTGGCAGCATCGATGCCTGCGTCTGGGAGCCCCGTCTGAAGAGTATGCTGTCGCGCGAACGGCTCTGCCAGTACGATCCGTCGTTCATCGAGAAATGGCAGCGGCCGAGCATTACCTTTGTGGAGGAATTCGCCCGGAGTCACCAGGTTCCGGTGATCGATCCGTTTGCCTGTCTTTCCTCGCCGTTACATGGCGGGGTCAATATCTATGGCAATATCGATCATCTCAACGCCCACGGCTTTGTGGCTCTCATCCCGTGCATCTCCCGGGAAATGGACGTTTTGCTGGAGAACCTCGCCGGGTCTGAGAGCAGACAGCAGAGCACGGCGGAAACCATGAGGACCGACGATGCAGGTTATTGA